The Pseudoalteromonas sp. N1230-9 genome segment TTGATGGTCGTTTCCCTGATTATCGTCGAGTCTTGCCGCGTGGTGGTGACAAAGTCATTACTGCTAATCGTGAATGGTTGCGCAGTGCTTTCCAGCGTGTGTCTATTTTATCGAATGAAAAATTCCGTGGTGTACGTTTAAACCTATCTGAAGGTTTATTAAAAATTACAGCAAACAACCCTGAGCAAGAACAAGCTGAAGAGGTGGTTGAAGTAATGTACCAAGGCGGCGAACTTGAAATTGGCTTTAACGTTTCTTACGTGCTTGATGTACTTAATACATTAAAAACAGAAGATGTAACGTTTACGCTTGCAGACTCTAATAGCAGTGCGCTAATTGAAGGTGCGGGCGACGAAGAAGCTATGTACGTTGTTATGCCGATGCGCCTATAAGCTTGTATGAGTTTAAGTCATTTAAGCCTCAATAATTTTCGTAATATTGAGGCGCTGACACTTGAGCCAGTAAATGGAATTAATATAATTTATGGCGAGAATGGCAGCGGAAAAACCAGCCTCCTTGAGGCGATATATTTCCTTTCTCACGGTAAATCATTTCGTACCGCCAAACATAAAAATATTATTCAGCATCAACAAGACAAGTTTGTAATTCATGGTCGCAAAGCGCTGCATGATTTGTCTATTCCGATTGGTATAAGTAAGAACCAAGCGGGTGAAACATTTTTAAAGATCCAGGGTAAAACGAGCCGTAAAATTTCTGAGTTAGCCCAGCTAGTACCTGTGCAAGTTATTACTCCAGAAAGCTATTCATTGTTCTTTGGTGGCCCAAAAGAGCGCAGAAAGTTTCTCGATTTAGGATTGTTCCACGTGGAACATGACTTTTTTTATTTATGGCAATCCTTTAATAAAGTGCTTAAACAGCGTAATGCTTTATTGAAAAGTAAACCTAGAGATTATTTCGAACAGATCAAGTTTTGGGACAAAGAATTTGTTAGACTAGCTGAACAAATAAATAATTTAAGAATCGCGTATATAAGTAGGTTTAAGCAGCAGTTTTTTGATAAAATGTGTGCAGAATTAACGCTTGTAAGCGATTTAGAAATTAACTTTCATGCGGGCTGGAAAGAGAGTGAAACGCTCTCAGAGGCGCTTGAGCAAAGCTTTGAACGTGATGCCAAACAAGGCTTCACAAGTAAAGGTCCGCATAAAGCTGATTTTAGTTTTAGTGTTTCTGGTAACAGTGTAGAAAATACATTTTCTCGCGGTCAATTGAAGCTCTTGCTTTATGCGTTAAAAGTAACGCAAAATAGCTTAATTGAGTCAGAAACAGATAAGCAATCTATATTGCTAATAGATGACTTACCTTCAGAATTAGGTGAAGATACAAAAGAAAAAGTGGGTCAGCTTTTGACTCATTGCGATTCGCAACTTTTTATCTCATCAATTTTATCTGAAAGTATTTCTGCTGTGGTGGAACCCATGCAACGAGAACTAAAAATGTTCCACGTGAAACATGGCAACCTAATAACAAGATAAGTGGGATTAACCATGTCTGAGAATTACGATTCGTCGAGTATTAAAGTACTTAAAGGATTAGACGCAGTAAGAAAGCGTCCAGGAATGTATATAGGGGATACCGATGACGGTACAGGCCTTCACCACATGGTGTTTGAGGTTGTTGATAACTCTATCGATGAAGCCTTAGCTGGTCATTGTGATGATATTTTTGTAACGATTCACTTAGACGGTTCAGTCTCTGTAAGAGATAACGGTCGTGGTATTCCTACATCTATTCACGAAGAAGAGGGAGTGTCAGCAGCTGAAGTTATCATGACAGTACTTCATGC includes the following:
- the recF gene encoding DNA replication/repair protein RecF (All proteins in this family for which functions are known are DNA-binding proteins that assist the filamentation of RecA onto DNA for the initiation of recombination or recombinational repair.); the protein is MSLSHLSLNNFRNIEALTLEPVNGINIIYGENGSGKTSLLEAIYFLSHGKSFRTAKHKNIIQHQQDKFVIHGRKALHDLSIPIGISKNQAGETFLKIQGKTSRKISELAQLVPVQVITPESYSLFFGGPKERRKFLDLGLFHVEHDFFYLWQSFNKVLKQRNALLKSKPRDYFEQIKFWDKEFVRLAEQINNLRIAYISRFKQQFFDKMCAELTLVSDLEINFHAGWKESETLSEALEQSFERDAKQGFTSKGPHKADFSFSVSGNSVENTFSRGQLKLLLYALKVTQNSLIESETDKQSILLIDDLPSELGEDTKEKVGQLLTHCDSQLFISSILSESISAVVEPMQRELKMFHVKHGNLITR